The Podospora pseudocomata strain CBS 415.72m chromosome 3, whole genome shotgun sequence genome window below encodes:
- a CDS encoding hypothetical protein (COG:T; EggNog:ENOG503NVEP), producing the protein MPGPAKQNPGTTGPGSGSGLRKRRPSLTETIVQTATDIEQRLKLLLFDQLEPWRRDNPSILRGYRPTSYSFRASFRSLFYLHNESVNIWSHLLGAFFSVILATYLYLLIHPRFDTASSADILVFSCFFAGAFLCLGMSATYHAISNHSDKVAKWGNKLDYTGIVFLIVGSYVPALWYGFWCEPGKLTVYLGAICLLGSGCIMVSWFDHFRTPAWRPYRALMFVSLGLSGVLPIIHALITLYTYDELNKRMGLNWVIFQGALYIFGAFLYAVRFPERRFPGKFDIFGSSHQLFHIFVLLAAASHLYGMTKAFDFHHSTGVGALCAS; encoded by the exons ATGCCCGGCCCCGCCAAACAAAATCCCGGCACCACCGGTCcaggctccggctccggcctcCGCAAACGCcgcccctccctcaccgaaACCATCGTCCAAACCGCCACCGACATCGAGCAAAggctcaaactcctcctcttcgaccAACTTGAGCCATGGCGCCGtgacaacccctccatcctccgcgGCTACCGCCCAACCTCGTACTCCTTCCGCGCCTCCTTCAGGTCGTTGTTCTACCTCCACAACGAATCAGTCAACATCTGGTCtcacctcctcggcgccTTCTTTTCCGTCATTCTGGCCACATACCTGTATCTCTTGATCCACCCCCGCTTTgacaccgcctcctcggccgacaTCTTGGTGTTTTCCTGCTTTTTCGCGGGCGCCTTCTTGTGCCTGGGGATGAGCGCGACGTACCATGCGATTAGCAACCACTCGGACAAGGTGGCCAAGTGGGGGAACAAGCTCGACTACACCGGCATCGTTTTCTTGATAGTGGGGAGTTACGTGCCGGCGCTGTGGTATGGGTTTTGGTGCGAGCCTGGGAAGCTGACGGTGTATCTGGGAGCG ATCTGCCTCTTAGGCTCTGGCTGCATCATGGTATCGTGGTTCGACCACTTCCGCACTCCCGCTTGGAGGCCTTACCGTGCCCTCATGTTCGTGTCTTTGGGTCTCTCAGGGGTATTGCCTATTATCCATGCGTTAATCACTCTCTACACATACGACGAGCTTAACAAAAGAATGGGTCTTAACTGGGTCATCTTCCAAGGGGCGTTGTATATTTTTGGGGCGTTCCTATATGCG GTTCGTTTCCCAGAGCGTCGCTTCCCAGGAAAGTTTGACATCTTTGGAAGTTCTCATCAGCTTTTCCACATCTTTGTCTTGCTTGCCGCGGCCTCGCATTTATACGGAATGACAAAGGCTTTTGACTTTCACCATTCTACCGGTGTCGGAGCATTGTGTGCTTCATGA
- a CDS encoding hypothetical protein (EggNog:ENOG503PDA8) has product MAGSVFALSLLGLGAVQAAPSAPTVETRQIWIGDGGGVFWPGPDQPIAPCLENGSGAPQAPCLLPPIPGDVTLPPGFYLPPKDKRDADSVDKRQIWIGDGGSQFIPGQGPLKPCLVTIPLKGQPPCLLGPILTVPKNKRGVEARQTLIIGGPPGSLNPGNPGLPGGGMPVCLPSVPLDQQPPCMLPPISGGGGGLILPPNWPAPSFPPKEKREAEAPKPPKLTLPPDYATNTKQVIVRLEARLVALQNKKYKTKQDIELIKDLKEALLYLAGITNISAPPGTGTSFTPGKRSEDVFQLLPPDYITNTKKVIETLQRELIVLQNKRRKTKDDIAKIQAIKDALLYLAGITHISAPPGSGSTFTPGKRDTFKLPPDATTNPKRVIEQLEKELIALQNKRHKTKEDLQLIADYKAALLYLAGITNISAPPGSGSTFTPGKRDVFKLPPDATTNPKRVIQQLETELIALQNKPNKTKADYELIADYKAALLYLAGITNISAPPGSGSTFTPGKRDAVFKLPPDAATNPKKFIVQIEKDLVLLQNKKNKSKADLELIAAYKAALQYLAGITNISAPPGTGTSFTPGKRDVIFKLPPDAATNPKKFIVQIEKDLVVLQNKKNKTKEDYQLIAAYKAALKHLAGITNISAPPGSETSFTPGKRSPVVDVNAIGAYEKLCPNIKGAQDALQQMLLKDQLTAEEMVVVRALINFLRGCGVEPGEGPSYGPILTVPKRNTPVLSAEFDLAGLEEAYKELLTTAQLATAAGQPSFANWITLSTIADILELYGVKVDRSLHVLTPLPKRQADSITIGGRTCKVIDILGLRAALAALQIAYGEDVTKAPTTILLIQQVIVTALQLCGQSVPGWTVIVPGNPIPGGPIVPQPTVPGGPLVPEPNVPGSPVVPQPTIPGGPLVPEPYVPGAPIVPQPTIPGGPLKPSDKRQAPGLSNATELLAALNILEKAYGTYGSGTIPVPVWLIMVNLVTILQTIPGTVVPGWPVLGQGSVVLTPSP; this is encoded by the coding sequence ATGGCCGGATCTGTCTTCGCCCTGTCCCTTCTCGGCCTGGGCGCCGTTCAGGCTGCTCCATCGGCCCCGACTGTGGAGACTCGGCAAATCTGGAtcggagatggtggaggcgTGTTCTGGCCCGGCCCCGATCAACCCATTGCACCCTGTCTCGAGAACGGCTCCGGCGCCCCTCAGGCTCcatgcctcctcccacctaTCCCTGGTGATGTTACCCTTCCACCCGGATTctacctccctcccaagGACAAGAGAGACGCCGATTCGGTCGATAAACGTCAGATTTGGATTGGCGATGGCGGATCCCAGTTCATCCCAGGACAAGGCCCTCTCAAGCCTTGCCTGGTAACGATCCCCCTCAAAGGTCAGCCGCCGTGCTTGTTGGGACCAATCCTCACCGTGCCCAAGAACAAGAGAGGCGTCGAAGCCCGCCAGACACTCATCATCGGAGGCCCTCCGGGCTCTTTGAACCCTGGCAACCCAGGCCTTCCCGGGGGTGGCATGCCCGTCTGCCTGCCGTCTGTGCCGCTTGACCAGCAGCCTCCATGCATGCTTCCGCCCAtcagcggcggcggtggcgggcTCATCCTGCCTCCCAACTGGCCTGCCCCGAGTTTCCCGCCCAAAGAGAAGCGGGAAGCCGAGGCCCCTAAGCCACCCAAGCTTACCCTCCCGCCTGACTATGcgaccaacaccaagcaGGTGATTGTGCGACTGGAGGCCCGCCTCGTCGCCTTGCAGAATAAAAAGTACAAGACTAAGCAGGACATCGAGTTGATCAAGGATCTCAAGGAGGCTCTGCTCTACTTGgccggcatcaccaacatctcaGCACCTCCTGGAACCGGTACTTCTTTTACCCCGGGAAAGCGCAGCGAGGACGTCTTCCAGCTCCTGCCCCCCGActacatcaccaacaccaagaaggtCATCGAGACGCTGCAGAGGGAGCTGATCGTCCTGCAGAACAAGAGGCGCAAGACCAAGGATGACATCGCCAAAATCCAGGCTATCAAGGATGCGCTTCTCTACCTGGCCGGCATTACTCACATTTCAGCCCCCCCCGGGTCTGGCAGCACCTTCACTCCCGGGAAGCGTGATACCTTCAAGCTCCCCCCTGACGCCACGACCAACCCCAAGAGGGTGATCGAacagctggagaaggagctgatCGCCTTGCAGAACAAGAGGcacaagaccaaggaggatCTCCAGCTCATCGCTGATTACAAGGCAGCTCTCCTCTATCTGGCCGGCATCACCAATATCTCGGCCCCCCCTGGATCCGGGAGCACCTTCACTCCTGGCAAACGTGATGTCTTCAAGCTTCCCCCCGATGctaccaccaaccccaagcgCGTCATTCAACAGCTTGAGACAGAGTTGATCGCCTTGCAGAACAAGCCGAACAAAACCAAGGCCGACTACGAACTCATCGCCGACTACAAGGCCGCACTTCTTTACTTGgccggcatcaccaacatctcGGCGCCCCCCGGCTCAGGCTCCACTTTTACCCCTGGCAAGCGTGATGCCGTGTTCAAGCTTCCCCCTGATGCTGCCACGAACCCCAAGAAGTTCATTGTGCAGATCGAGAAGGACCTTGTGCTTCTccagaacaagaagaacaagtcCAAGGCGGACCTCGAGCTTATTGCTGCCTACAAGGCTGCCCTCCAGTACTTGGCCGGGATCACCAACATCTCGGCCCCCCCTGGGACTGGAACGAGCTTCACCCCGGGCAAGCGCGACGTGATCTTCAAGCTCCCGCCTGATGCTGCTACCAACCCCAAGAAGTTCATTGTTCAAATTGAGAAGGACTTGGTGGTCCTgcagaacaagaagaacaagaccaaggaggatTACCAGCTGATTGCTGCTTATAAGGCTGCTCTTAAGCACCTTgccggcatcaccaacatttCCGCGCCGCCTGGGTCAGAGACTTCTTTCACTCCCGGCAAGCGCTCGCCTGTGGTTGATGTCAATGCCATTGGCGCTTATGAGAAGCTTTGCCCCAACATCAAGGGTGCCCAGGATGCCCTCCAACAGATGCTGCTCAAGGACCAACTCACTGCCGAAGAGATGGTTGTCGTCCGGGCGCTTATCAACTTCCTCAGGGGATGCGGTGTTGAGCCCGGCGAGGGTCCCAGTTATGGCCCTATCTTGACGGTTCCAAAGCGCAACACCCCGGTGCTCTCTGCCGAGTTCGACCTTGCCGGTCTCGAGGAGGCCTACAAGGAGCTTCTCACCACGGCACAGCTCGCTACTGCTGCCGGCCAACCCTCCTTCGCCAACTGGATCACTCTCTCCACCATTGCTGACATTCTCGAGCTGTATGGCGTGAAGGTCGACCGCTCCCTTCACGTTCTCACCCCTCTGCCGAAGCGCCAAGCCGACAGCATCACCATTGGTGGCCGGACCTGCAAGGTGATTGACATTCTTGGCCTCCGCGCTGCCCTTGCGGCTCTCCAGATTGCCTACGGTGAGGACGTCACCAAggctcccaccaccatcctcctcattcAGCAAGTCATTGTCACCGCGCTTCAACTCTGCGGCCAGTCAGTTCCGGGCTGGACCGTCATCGTCCCTGGCAATCCCATCCCTGGTGGTCCCATTGTTCCCCAGCCCACTGTTCCCGGCGGACCTTTGGTTCCCGAGCCAAACGTCCCCGGGTCGCCCGTTGTTCCCCAGCCCACAATCCCCGGTGGTCCTTTGGTTCCTGAGCCATACGTCCCCGGCGCGCCCATCGTCCCTCAGCCTACCATTCCGGGTGGTCCACTCAAGCCTTCGGACAAGAGGCAGGCTCCTGGTCTGAGCAACGCGACAGAACTTCTTGCTGCGCTCAACATCCTTGAAAAGGCATACGGCACATACGGCAGCGGGACAATCCCGGTGCCTGTTTGGTTGATCATGGTGAATTTGGTGACGATTCTGCAGACGATTCCGGGAACGGTGGTGCCCGGGTGGCCAGTCTTGGGACAGGGTAGCGTTGTTTTGACTCCGTCTCCTTAG